The nucleotide sequence TAATAATATGGATTATTCTTCAAAGTCACGTaaaatgtagggactaaaaacatatttaatcttaAAATAATTGGTATCCACTAACTGTCACATTAACATTCCGTTAGAAAATTAACAGCAGTGACTAATTTTGATACCGGAGATAAAATACgaggattttaaaaatatttaatgaaatgtagggactattcttcaaaaagACGTAaaatataaggactaaaaacatatttaacccttttttataTGGTTCTTAACTTAATTATTCATAATTTCttaaatccataattttttaaagtttgttataactaaaaatgatatatttttactaaaaataagaaTCACATGAtaaaatacataagaaaatgTATGTAAGTTTTGTCATTTTTACAAATACGCTCTCTTCCATatgtttttgaattaatatTGGTCTTTTTTCTAACTATATAATCTAATTAGTACTCTATTTATCCTAAGTTATTAGTTGTTTTGATCATTTTATATAGAAATGTAGTTAACTTTATATGAGATTGGTAAATCATAAGTAAAATTATCCTTCATTTATggtataaaaagataaattaaaaaattcaatgaagcgagagtaataaaaattaatagcaTAAAGCGATTTAGAATTggagataatttttttcttctaaaacgACTTAAATTTAAGGTGGATAAAAGTAATATTTACAATCCCTGtaagcatagctcagttggcagagacatgcattattatatgcaggggttaggattgaacctcagacaccccacttattcactttaaaaaaaagtgaattttaactactaaactacttaaaaaaaaaaaaaaaagtaatatttacaaaacacaaataattacattacatttaattaatgtttatgtGGTATCTAGTTGTTGAAAGTTTATCAAATTTCACAATAAATGCAATCATCTTTAAAATATCATAATGAGATACATGAGAGCGTGTTTAATCAGTGATTTGTTAAGAAGGGAAGCTTGCACAAGTATCGTCCGTCTTTCTCTTGTATGATTTCTTTATAAGCAAATAGAAAACTGAAGAAAGAATGTGATTTCCTCTTCATTATAGAAACAAAATAGGAGGTATTACAATTTAGTGGCATATACAACCTCTTATAGAAAATGTacgaaaaataataatgaagtaTTACAATTTAGTGGTATAAGATAAGATGATATAAGAGATATATGGTAAGATAGGAGCTCTACGATAAGATATCTCTTCATTTTTGCAAAAAGATCtattttttagtagaaaatAGGAGGTTTACGACAAAATATGTCTTCATCATACTAACTCATATCGGTATATACAACCGAAACATTGTCGAGGCTTCCAAAGAGAATTTATAGCTTACAAGATTAGTGAAGAAACTCAACATTGAGCAAAGTGGAGATCACTTGTGTTGTGTGACAACCAAAATGTCTTTTATTTGGTAAATAATAAAGTGTATCATGTCAAAATCAAACGTATTGATGTTGGGTTTGAGAAGATCAAAGAGATACTTGcatttgaacaaatattatttgaaaatattcacACTTCTTAGAATATAATTGATATGTTGACCAAACGGTCACCAACCATCTAGATGCATACATCATACAGTTGATTTTCAAAGGGGGGTTGATATTCATCAAGGTGTaaatagttgaatttgattCGTTATTTAATGTTGTGATCTGGAGCGTAGTATCTAAATATAAGTGATAAATTATAAGCCCTAAACTTTCGCTAATAATACAAAAGAATCATAGTTGCTTTCTGACCGGGGATGTGAGTTATAATATTGTTAAAACTTCGTAAAACTTTGGATCCAACTACTTGATGATAAGTACTTTCACCATTATCGTATTTTAAAGGTTCGATCTTACGTAAAACTGATTCTTAGACCTGGTTATCCAACCTTAAATCCTCATGTAACTAGGAAAGGGTGAGGTTTCCTTCTAGTATCATTGATAGCTATGATTGATTACCTTTCCAATTTACTTCCTTTTGTGCAAATTTCAAATACTACCATGCACGCAAACAATATCTTTAAAGAAGACCGTTAAAATCCCCCCCCTCCCCCCTTCTTAAAATCGTTTCTGAGAACATATGTGTATATGGCTGAGAACCACCTAGTTGAATATGGCTCATTGCAGCCGATCAAACCCataaaaatatatcaacttcACCATTTGAACAACCTCCATCTCTATGAATACTAGCACTCGGCTAgtcaaaccattttttttttttgtgacaaaaacaaaacgatattcattcattcaaattggttTGACCAATTGTTAAAAACTCAAgaatacaataaaaaagaagGGACCATTTATAATATTGAGAAATGATGTCACCCCTCTCTGTCCTTGTATTTTCCCCTGTTTATACAAACACTTGTCtaactaaacaaaaaattgaagaacaCATGCATTGTTTTCATGAATTTTATTACTGTTTGAAACTTTTGGtctcaaaatgaaaatttcataTCAAGGATTCAATCCAACAAATTCATCACCCACAATGAGCAACTTTATTGTTTCCTTTCCATTTATGTCAATTTTAACATGAAAGCAAATTAAAATGGACGGAAACGCAAATCAATTTATACCGTCAGAAtgtaaaaaaagagaagaaaaaaatgtataaatacatCATCCAGCTGGTGGTATCTCCAATCAGTTACAACAGCAGAACCTCATCCTTAGTTACAATCATAAAGAATGACCAAGAAAGAGAGGCAGCAATTTCTGCAGATTTTCGGTCATGAGGAGACACCCAttcaaaaatgataaatgtatGATCAGAAACTGGCAGCAAATTAGGGTCAAAACCAATTATCATATAAAACGCTAACTTGACCATATCATGTGTATTATAGACCTTGCATGCATCCAGGCCTTCCCATCAAAATAAATGGCAACCAACATCACCAGCCATGTAAGGCTTCAGTTAACTGCTGATCTCATTATCcattttcattctctttgaactATGCATCCCTGACGAGGGATTACCTTGTTGGGGCTGAAATGATGCATCATGCTGAAAGGTACAGTTAGCTCCATTCCGACATCCTCTGGAACTATTAAAAAAGATACAAGGCTTcgatatttttggttttgatcctttTGCTCTAAAATTGTGTACTGTATcatagtttgataatggttgctGGTTCTGGCGATTACTGGAGGAGTATGGAAGTGCTTCTTGTTTATCTCCTCCATGTTGCTGAATCAAGCTCTTATAGTAGTTTACATCTTTTGTTGAAGGGACCTCAACAGGAGTAGCAGCAATAGCTGAACTGATTTCAGGCCTACGATGCCATTGAGTAGACATAGTTGGCGCCATCTGACCTCCGGTTGTGTGGGTATAGGAAGAAGTGGATGAAAAGGCATTTGATGAGGATGTAGTGGTCTCAACTTGATTAAAGGGATTAGGAGGATGTGAAAAAACATTTGATGATGATCCGGTGTTTTGTGCATACTGTGCATTTTGAACATTATAATTTCTAACCAACTTCTCGATCACTTCCGGATTGTTGAGAATATTATTGAGTAATTCAGGATCAATCAAATTACCATGTTCACTGCTCTTCACTAAGCTAGTTAAAGCAACAGATGCAGCAGCTACATCAGACACCATCGACATAGTCGTAACAGTGTTTGAACCATCCAATATACCAGGAGATAATGTATCCGCTCCAACATCCCCGTCTTCAACAGGCGTAATTGGGATCACGACAATATGACCATCAATGTAATGGGAATCGTCAACATCCACTGAAATAGGACTGCAtcgaaggaagaaaaaaaatcctcattaaaaaaatcgtgcaaaaaataaaaaaagaaatatcaaaCAAGGCAAGAGAAGACTCGTACTTTGGAGGAATGGAAGATATTCGTGGATAAATAGCTTCAAGGACTCTCATCTCCCTCTGATGTTGATCAAATATCTCTTTGCTTTCTTCTCCAGCCACCACTTGCCATGTGAGATCTAGCACGATCTGACAGAATCACACAATTACAAATAAtgaagaattaaaataaaatagtacaaGCAAACTCAcatttcacctttttttttttctttatgatatATTGAcatcacttttttttacaactttccCAACAACCTAGAAATACATAGCCCGATGATATATTGGCATAGTGTTTTGAAGCTTTTCTTCTTTTGCTTTTACGAAAAAACCGCTATATACATAGGTTTGTCAAAATAGTTGATgcaaaatagatgttcaaatatcatttctctttttcctttactttcttgcaCCAATgttgaaatataaatattactgaAGATTACTATGGatattgtttaaaatataactACGAAAATACCTTAGGTGGTTTAATCCAGCTAATAACTGGTATGTCGGACAGCTTAATGTCAAACTGACTTGAAGTATGAGTTCCCTCAAATCCAGGAGGTAAAATATCATCAGAACCAGCTTCTCCTTGAGGCAACAAGGATGATATCTTTTCTTGGAGGTGATCTTGAGAATTCAACCCAACTTGTGAAGGAGATTCCTCAGATAAGAATAACCTAACCTGTTCAACAAAAAGGAAACAGTCTTTTTCCTTTTAGCACTCTTATAATATGTACTTTATAATGAACATCTGGGCAACATCGTCTTAAATGACTAATTATTGATTCTGTTCACTCAATAGATTCCTAAGTGCATGCATGgtggttactttttttttttaataagccaagataatatatataaataaacgcTAACCAAGCACAAAGAGTGCACGGAAAGGACACTAAAATAATGTGTAGTACAAAACCACAAAAACTCACAGCACAAAGAAATAAACAGGTTTTGGATGAAAGTGGTGATTACAAATTTGCAAACACTTGAAACAGAGAAACACAAGCTTATTGATAACAAATcataaataatagaaaaaaaatcaaataccaCTAAAATATGACAGTGAAAGATGGCACACAAAATAAACTTGCATCAAACTGCTATCATGATCACTTAAActtttgataatattaataatatatgtgGAATAGATAAAGCGATTTGTGATAGATTTCATACAAGCACAATATTTGATGATTGAATGTGAATTGTTGTCTCTAGAAAACAACACAATGAGACATAGC is from Medicago truncatula cultivar Jemalong A17 chromosome 1, MtrunA17r5.0-ANR, whole genome shotgun sequence and encodes:
- the LOC11428032 gene encoding zinc finger CCCH domain-containing protein 6, producing the protein MRGLRKSKRVSWPSELDLCQVRLFLSEESPSQVGLNSQDHLQEKISSLLPQGEAGSDDILPPGFEGTHTSSQFDIKLSDIPVISWIKPPKIVLDLTWQVVAGEESKEIFDQHQREMRVLEAIYPRISSIPPNPISVDVDDSHYIDGHIVVIPITPVEDGDVGADTLSPGILDGSNTVTTMSMVSDVAAASVALTSLVKSSEHGNLIDPELLNNILNNPEVIEKLVRNYNVQNAQYAQNTGSSSNVFSHPPNPFNQVETTTSSSNAFSSTSSYTHTTGGQMAPTMSTQWHRRPEISSAIAATPVEVPSTKDVNYYKSLIQQHGGDKQEALPYSSSNRQNQQPLSNYDTVHNFRAKGSKPKISKPCIFFNSSRGCRNGANCTFQHDASFQPQQGNPSSGMHSSKRMKMDNEISS